One genomic window of Sporosarcina ureae includes the following:
- a CDS encoding DUF2935 domain-containing protein, whose translation MAGYTDNYERDTYGIIDFWVRNNFEHGEFFDREISHHELELARANQQMIDRMGVIFKKTESKTGDIGLIIDEAKSSTKEFADLLIHTMDRALHCDVIISTPTSLLDHMIREAEEAERVFKLIETNSYITPADATLHESNFWLRQMLDHLLFISHYVDASNYELHDQVRAMTKKFENLLLQAQALKTIIRRPRNEVSPVLNTFNQMVIKEAKALEAFKLELSELIKACAAVTTAPPDLLEHIAREAHHLWKNLEDQVVN comes from the coding sequence ATGGCTGGTTATACAGATAATTATGAACGGGATACGTACGGCATTATCGATTTTTGGGTGCGTAACAACTTTGAGCATGGGGAATTTTTCGATAGAGAAATTAGTCACCATGAGTTAGAGTTAGCACGCGCCAATCAGCAAATGATCGATCGCATGGGGGTAATCTTTAAAAAGACTGAATCCAAAACCGGCGATATTGGATTAATTATCGATGAGGCAAAGAGTTCGACAAAAGAGTTCGCTGATCTACTAATTCACACGATGGATCGTGCATTGCATTGCGACGTAATCATTTCTACCCCTACTTCCCTTCTTGATCATATGATTAGAGAAGCCGAGGAAGCAGAGCGTGTGTTCAAATTAATTGAAACAAATTCTTATATTACACCAGCTGATGCGACATTACATGAGAGCAACTTCTGGCTTCGTCAAATGCTCGATCACTTATTATTCATCAGCCATTACGTAGATGCTTCTAACTATGAATTACACGATCAAGTACGCGCGATGACTAAAAAATTCGAAAACCTTCTACTACAAGCGCAAGCTTTGAAGACGATTATTCGCAGACCACGCAATGAAGTATCACCTGTTTTGAATACATTCAATCAAATGGTGATAAAAGAAGCAAAGGCTCTAGAAGCTTTTAAGTTGGAATTGAGTGAACTGATCAAAGCCTGTGCCGCGGTTACGACCGCGCCGCCTGATTTGCTCGAACACATTGCGAGAGAAGCACACCATTTGTGGAAAAACCTCGAAGATCAAGTCGTAAACTAA